A section of the Styela clava chromosome 9, kaStyClav1.hap1.2, whole genome shotgun sequence genome encodes:
- the LOC120339549 gene encoding uncharacterized protein LOC120339549 yields the protein MVFENMMNICTGRFTITRARSEKISFFVYLLHLLACATLWGILLVWGILNQLVESGVIDQDEFYGIFKDFNVIFHLSTIRIDVGDVSAIFLVVFATMLETISVFGICGAIRVNRRRRIRDDSPDIFVEPKTSLCSIIFLRIVIVICLALGGMSLAVSDPLMSHMVSAMSSVITGSIGSTNIKAMDIYQSVFQCCGAKSPKDWIQVDKENGIVYDWIPQSCCINSSDCSISPRNVILDVSSTAISMTTANPGMGTSIPFSLGNDATFDFVQTQIYDRGCDTAIQSFLTLHSLLLFASAFILILLHTSWVIWRRNAGLPYLCCEFNRRKNRVLPIHLEVNGSPTSSNESLFFLQNKLINNISSSESFQLINVPESSESNHIVMKKPGPPSITRVGQDIAISPLENLRSSFTNKDETKYRPRTSRARPKTGISRSAGNLPRNVSRMLEETMSGHRPPTPAKLPQQVMVVHGDNEDADTFEPAHFSGPASSKDTWATAVNVEVPNTKRQNDDDKLSIYSIDSLEGW from the exons AtggtatttgaaaatatgatgaATATATGTACTGGACGATTTACAATCACCAGGGCAAGGTCGGAGAAG ATTTCATTCTTCGTGTACCTATTGCACCTGCTTGCATGCGCCACTTTATGGGGCATCTTGTTGGTTTGGGGAATTCTCAATCAGCTAGTTGAATCCGGCGTGATTGATCAAGATGAATTTTACGGAATATTCAAAGATTTCAATGTCATCTTCCACCTATCAACTATTCGCATTGACGTCGGCGATGTTTCAGCAATCTTTCTCGTCGTTTTTGCAACTATGCTGGAGACAATTTCG GTATTCGGAATATGTGGGGCGATACGTGTTAACCGAAGACGAAGAATTCGTGATGATTCTCCAGACATATTCGTTGAGCCAAAAACTTCATTGTGTTCTATCATTTTTCTGAGAATTGTCATTGTGATTTGTCTTGCTTTGGGTGGAATGTCATTGGCTGTTAGCGATCCACTAATGAGTCACATGGTATCTGCGATGTCCTCTGTGATAACCGGAAGCATAGGATCAACAAATATAAAAGCGATGGATATTTACCAG aGCGTGTTTCAGTGCTGTGGTGCCAAATCTCCAAAAGACTGGATTCAAGTCGATAAGGAAAACGGAATCGTCTACGATTGGATCCCCCAGTCATGCTGTATTAACTCTTCGGACTGCTCGATATCTCCAAGAAACGTAATTCTTGATGTTTCTTCTACTGCTATCTCAATGACTACGGCCAATCCTGGCATGGGCACCTCAATTCCGTTTTCCCTTGGAAACGATGCTACATTTGATTTTGTTCAAACCCAGATTTACGATAGGGGATGTGACACTGCTATTCAATCTTTCCTAACCTTACACAGTTTGTTGCTATTTGCATCAGCATTCATACTGATTTTATTGCACACATCCTGGGTTATTTGGCGCCGAAATGCTGGACTTCCGTACCTATGTTGTGAATTCAATCGTAGAAAAAATCGAGTTCTACCTATTCATCTCGAAGTTAACGGTAGTCCGACGAGTTCAAATGAAAGCCTATTTTTCTTGCAAAATAAGCTCATAAACAACATCAGCAGCAGTGAAAGCTTTCAACTCATTAATGTCCCAGAGAGTTCGGAGAGTAACCACATAGTTATGAAAAAGCCTGGACCACCGTCAATAACGCGAGTAGGACAGGATATAGCAATTTCTCCCTTAGAAAATCTTCGTTCATCTTTCACTAATAAGGATGAAACGAAATACAGGCCACGCACGTCGAGAGCAAGGCCAAAAACAGGCATTAGTCGATCTGCAGGAAACTTGCCACGTAATGTTTCAAGGATGCTTGAGGAAACTATGTCAGGACATCGACCGCCAACGCCTGCTAAATTGCCTCAACAAGTGATGGTAGTTCATGGTGATAATGAAGATGCTGACACTTTCGAACCTGCTCATTTCTCTGGGCCTGCTTCAAGCAAAGACACATGGGCAACGGCTGTCAATGTTGAAGTTCCCAACACCAAGCGACAAAATGACGACGACAAGCTTTCGATTTATAGCATTGACAGCCTCGAAGGATGGTAA
- the LOC120339323 gene encoding thymidylate synthase-like, translating into MENQPPVSSQMMPMEVAPEEIRKHGTGTPLAQINPNCPSKCTETTSEEQHGEYEYLNLCRRILSKGKIKGDRTGTGTISLFGAQMRYDLRESFPLLTTKRVFWKGVLEELLWFIRGSTNGNELSSKGVRIWDANGSREFLDKLGFHDREVGDLGPVYGFQWRHFGAEYVDMNTDYTGKGVDQLSQVIETIKKDPDNRRIMMCAWNVTDIPKMALPPCHAMCQFYVCDGELSCQLYQRSADMGLGVPFNIASYSLLTYMIAHITGLKPGDFVHTIGDAHVYSNHVEPLNEQLKRVPRPFPLLKIKRQISNIDDFKYEDFELVNYKPHGKIAMKMAV; encoded by the coding sequence ATGGAAAATCAGCCACCTGTTTCTTCGCAAATGATGCCCATGGAAGTAGCACCAGAAGAAATCCGCAAACATGGTACCGGTACGCCTCTCGCACAAATCAATCCAAATTGCCCTAGCAAATGTACAGAAACGACATCAGAAGAACAACACGGCGAGTATGAATACCTCAACTTATGCAGAAGGATATTGTCTAAGGGTAAAATAAAGGGAGATAGAACCGGCACAGGAACAATATCTTTGTTTGGTGCTCAAATGCGTTATGACTTGAGAGAAAGTTTCCCGTTGTTGACCACCAAACGTGTCTTTTGGAAAGGTGTTCTAGAAGAATTACTTTGGTTTATAAGAGGCAGCACCAATGGAAATGAATTATCTTCTAAAGGAGTTCGAATATGGGATGCCAACGGCTCTCGTGAGTTTCTCGATAAATTGGGATTTCATGATCGTGAAGTTGGAGATCTGGGACCTGTTTATGGGTTTCAATGGAGACATTTTGGCGCTGAATATGTTGACATGAACACTGATTATACTGGGAAAGGTGTTGATCAGCTTTCTCAAGTAATAGAAACAATTAAAAAGGATCCAGACAACAGGAGAATTATGATGTGTGCCTGGAATGTTACAGACATACCAAAAATGGCCTTGCCTCCATGTCATGCAATGTGCCAGTTTTATGTGTGTGATGGAGAACTATCATGCCAACTTTATCAGAGATCAGCAGATATGGGGCTTGGTGTGCCTTTCAATATCGCTAGCTATTCCCTTCTTACATACATGATCGCTCATATTACAGGCTTAAAACCTGGCGATTTCGTACACACAATAGGAGATGCTCATGTATACAGCAATCATGTTGAACCTCTCAATGAACAGTTAAAACGTGTACCTCGACCATTTCCActtcttaaaataaaaagacaaatatcaaatattgatgATTTCAAATATGAAGATTTTGAGCTGGTAAACTATAAACCTCATGGCAAAATTGCAATGAAAATGGCTGTTTGA
- the LOC144411615 gene encoding DNA primase small subunit-like produces MSEEKEIEVKKETTNQEEFAYDASSLPSLLPIYYKLLFPYGPFYSWLSYGGLNKTTFSNREFSFTLQNDIYVRYQSFTSQQEMEKEIQKMKPHKIDIGAIFSHPPKDHNKYHSGIFKPLEKELVFDIDMTDYDDVRKCCQGADICTKCWPLMTMAIKLIDRALREDFGFMHRLWIYSGRRGVHCWVCDDKVRKLPNKARSAIVDYLSVIQGGNLEKRVNLKDPVHPFLRHCITTISKQHWEEYRQAQEILETPSDVEKVLKMVPDAEMKEKLKTEFNNDNRTTETRWERIRKATAERYQEDMKKYRKLRYTPQEIMLEFCYPRLDANVSTSINHLLKSPFSVHPKTGRVCVPIDIDSVDDFDPFAVPTISQLCHELDSQKAEKTEDNSDGSTRKIHLYKTTSIKKHVKIFEDFVNKLLADSRKEKLNQKDATMDF; encoded by the coding sequence ATGTCTGAAGAAAAGGAAATCGAAGTTAAAAAAGAAACAACAAATCAAGAGGAATTTGCTTATGACGCATCAAGTCTACCAAGCTTGCTTCCAATTTATTATAAACTCTTGTTTCCTTATGGGCCGTTCTATTCTTGGTTGAGTTACGGAGGTCTCAATAAAACTACATTTTCAAACCGGGAATTTTCGTTCACTTTACAGAATGATATTTATGTTCGATACCAATCTTTTACAAGTCAGCAAGAAATGGAGAAAGAAATCCAGAAAATGAAACCTCACAAAATTGACATTGGAGCCATATTTTCCCATCCACCAAAAGATCATAATAAATATCATAGCGGCATTTTTAAACCTCTAGAAAAAGAACTTGTGTTTGACATTGATATGACTGATTACGATGACGTTAGAAAATGTTGTCAAGGAGCTGATATTTGTACAAAATGTTGGCCTCTTATGACAATGGCTATTAAATTGATTGATAGAGCCCTGAGAGAGGATTTTGGATTCATGCATCGACTGTGGATATATTCTGGTAGACGTGGAGTCCATTGCTGGGTATGTGACGACAAAGTACGAAAATTGCCGAATAAAGCAAGATCTGCGATCGTGGACTACTTGAGTGTGATTCAAGGTGGTAATTTGGAGAAAAGAGTTAATCTTAAAGATCCAGTCCACCCGTTTTTAAGACATTGTATAACCACAATATCGAAGCAGCATTGGGAGGAATACCGACAGGCACAAGAAATTCTTGAAACCCCTTCAGACGTTGAAAAAGTACTAAAAATGGTTCCTGATGCTGAAATGaaggaaaaattgaaaacgGAATTTAATAACGATAATCGTACAACTGAAACTAGATGGGAAAGAATAAGAAAAGCCACTGCTGAAAGATATCAAGAAGACATGAAAAAATATCGTAAGCTTCGTTACACGCCACAAGAAATTATGCTAGAATTTTGTTATCCTCGTCTCGATGCCAACGTCAGCACAAGTATTAATCACTTGTTAAAGAGTCCTTTTTCTGTTCATCCTAAAACCGGACGTGTTTGTGTACCAATTGATATAGATAGCGTTGATGATTTCGACCCTTTTGCTGTCCCGACTATCAGCCAACTTTGCCACGAGTTAGACTCACAAAAAGCAGAAAAAACAGAAGACAATTCTGACGGTTCCACTAGAAAGATCCACCTTTATAAAACAACAAGTATCAAAAAACACGTCAAGATTTTTGAAGATTTCGTTAACAAATTATTAGCAGATAGCCGTAAGGAAAAACTTAATCAGAAAGATGCAACAAtggatttttga
- the LOC120339322 gene encoding large ribosomal subunit protein mL48-like: MTSRISYTILRGICSRGLCTSAARLGFLPHDLLRSDMLSLSGLVKQKKVLRKKKQEQLAADESNAAYSYGPLNVSVEGYDMVVIEKFAQNIHRLLLQEKVDVREVYALPTEHLAVKQVGQKLTKEVQQMDRVAELPVHARVLQIQGLQSTLAPILLQTIACDIPPGVKLTVNKHTEEDRLKRYKPNKELEAEKLNLSKLLAAR, translated from the exons ATGACTTCTAGAATTTCTTATACAATTTTACGTGGAATTTGTAGCAGAGGTTTATGTACAAGTGCTGCACGTCTTGGTTTTCTTCCACATGATCTTTTAAGAAGTGATATGCTCAGTTTGAGCGGCCTTGTCAAGcaaaaaaag GTCTTGAGAAAGAAAAAACAGGAACAACTTGCTGCTGATGAGAGCAATGCTGCTTATTCTTACGGTCCCCTCAATGTTTCAGTTGAAGGTTATGATATGGTTGTTATagaaaaatttgctcaaaacatCCATCGATTATTGCTGCAGGAAAAAGTTGACGTCAGAGAAGT GTATGCATTACCGACCGAACATTTAGCAGTGAAGCAGGTTGGCcaaaaattgacaaaagaaGTGCAGCAAATGGACAGAGTTGCCGAGCTACCGGTACATGCCAGAGTTCTACAGATTCAAGGCCTGCAGTCTACCTTGGCACCTATTTTATTGCAAACGATTGCTTGCGATATTCCTCCAGGTGTCAAGCTTACGGTTAATAAg CACACTGAAGAAGATCGTCTGAAGAGATATAAACCAAATAAAGAGCTGGAAGCTGAAAAGCTTAATCTTTCTAAACTTCTGGCCGCACGTTAA